A stretch of the Osmerus eperlanus chromosome 10, fOsmEpe2.1, whole genome shotgun sequence genome encodes the following:
- the tead1b gene encoding transcriptional enhancer factor TEF-1 isoform X7, with product MERMSDSADKPMDNDAEGVWSPDIEQSFQEALAIYPPCGRRKIILSDEGKMYGRNELIARYIKLRTGKTRTRKQVTSMDQTVKDKALQSMASMSSAQIVSATAIHNKLGLPGIPRPAFPGAAGFWQGMISTGQPGSSQDIKPFAQQSYPIQPAVTTAISSYEPTTAPAPTVPAWQGRSIGTSKLRLVEFSAFLEQQRDPDSYNKHLFVHIGQTNHSYSDALLESVDIRQIYDKFPEKKGGLKELFGKGPQNSFFLVKFWADLNCNIQDDSGAFYGVTSQYESSENMTITCSTKVCSFGKQVVEKVETEYARFENGRFVYRISRSPMCEYMINFIHKLKHLPEKYMMNSVLENFTILLVVTNRDTQETLLCMACVFEVSNSEHGAQHHIYRLVKE from the exons ATGGAGAGGATGAGTGACTCGGCAGACAAGCCCATGGACAACGACGCGGAGGGGGTGTGGAGCCCTGACATCGAGCAGAGCTTCCAGGAGGCCCTGGCCATCTACCCCCCCTGCGGCCGCAGGAAGATCATCCTGTCTGACGAGGGCAAGATGTATG GTCGCAATGAGTTGATAGCCAGATACATCAAGCTTCGGACGGGGAAAACGAGGACGAGGAAGCAG GTTACAAGTATG GATCAGACGGTGAAGGACAAAGCCCTCCAGAGCATGGCCTCCATGTCCTCGGCCCAGATCGTCTCTGCCACCGCCATCCACAATAAGCTGGGCCTGCCAGGCATCCCACGCCCAGCCTTCCCAGGAGCAGCAGGG TTTTGGCAGGGCATGATATCGACTGGACAGCCTGGATCCTCTCAAGA catcaagcctttTGCCCAACAGTCATATCCTATCCAGCCAGCAGTCACCACAGCCATTTCAA GCTACGAGCCCACGACAGCCCCCGCGCCCACAGTCCCGGCGTGGCAAGGCCGCTCCATCGGCACATCCAAACTCCGCCTGGTGGAGTTCTCCGCCTTTCTGGAGCAACAGAGGGACCCTGACTCG TACAACAAGCACCTCTTTGTGCACATCGGACAGACCAACCACTCCTACAGCGATGCCTTGCTGGAGTCTGTGGACATTCGTCAGATTTATGACAAATTcccagagaagaaaggagggctGAAAGAGCTTTTTGGCAAAGGACCCCAGAACTCCTTCTTCCTTGTAAAGTTCTGG GCTGACTTGAACTGCAACATTCAGGACGACTCGGGGGCATTCTACGGAGTAACCAGTCAGTACGAGAGCTCTGAGAACATGACCATCACCTGCTCCACCAAGGTGTGCTCATTCGGCAAGCAGgtggtggagaaggtggag ACGGAGTATGCGCGGTTTGAGAATGGACGCTTTGTCTACAGGATAAGCCGCTCTCCCATGTGTGAATACATGATCAACTTCATCCACAAGCTCAAACACCTGCCGGAGAAATACATGATGAACAGCGTTCTGGAGAATTTCACCATCCTGCTG GTGGTGACAAACAGAGACACCCAGGAGACGCTGCTGTGTATGGCGTGCGTGTTCGAGGTGTCCAACAGCGAGCACGGCGCCCAGCATCACATCTACCGACTGGTGAAGGAATGa
- the tead1b gene encoding transcriptional enhancer factor TEF-1 isoform X4: protein MERMSDSADKPMDNDAEGVWSPDIEQSFQEALAIYPPCGRRKIILSDEGKMYGRNELIARYIKLRTGKTRTRKQVSSHIQVLARRKSREFHSKLKVTSMDQTVKDKALQSMASMSSAQIVSATAIHNKLGLPGIPRPAFPGAAGFWQGMISTGQPGSSQDIKPFAQQSYPIQPAVTTAISSYEPTTAPAPTVPAWQGRSIGTSKLRLVEFSAFLEQQRDPDSYNKHLFVHIGQTNHSYSDALLESVDIRQIYDKFPEKKGGLKELFGKGPQNSFFLVKFWADLNCNIQDDSGAFYGVTSQYESSENMTITCSTKVCSFGKQVVEKVETEYARFENGRFVYRISRSPMCEYMINFIHKLKHLPEKYMMNSVLENFTILLVVTNRDTQETLLCMACVFEVSNSEHGAQHHIYRLVKE, encoded by the exons ATGGAGAGGATGAGTGACTCGGCAGACAAGCCCATGGACAACGACGCGGAGGGGGTGTGGAGCCCTGACATCGAGCAGAGCTTCCAGGAGGCCCTGGCCATCTACCCCCCCTGCGGCCGCAGGAAGATCATCCTGTCTGACGAGGGCAAGATGTATG GTCGCAATGAGTTGATAGCCAGATACATCAAGCTTCGGACGGGGAAAACGAGGACGAGGAAGCAG gTGTCTAGTCACATTCAGGTTCTTGCCAGAAGGAAATCTCGTGAGTTTCATTCCAAGCTAAAG GTTACAAGTATG GATCAGACGGTGAAGGACAAAGCCCTCCAGAGCATGGCCTCCATGTCCTCGGCCCAGATCGTCTCTGCCACCGCCATCCACAATAAGCTGGGCCTGCCAGGCATCCCACGCCCAGCCTTCCCAGGAGCAGCAGGG TTTTGGCAGGGCATGATATCGACTGGACAGCCTGGATCCTCTCAAGA catcaagcctttTGCCCAACAGTCATATCCTATCCAGCCAGCAGTCACCACAGCCATTTCAA GCTACGAGCCCACGACAGCCCCCGCGCCCACAGTCCCGGCGTGGCAAGGCCGCTCCATCGGCACATCCAAACTCCGCCTGGTGGAGTTCTCCGCCTTTCTGGAGCAACAGAGGGACCCTGACTCG TACAACAAGCACCTCTTTGTGCACATCGGACAGACCAACCACTCCTACAGCGATGCCTTGCTGGAGTCTGTGGACATTCGTCAGATTTATGACAAATTcccagagaagaaaggagggctGAAAGAGCTTTTTGGCAAAGGACCCCAGAACTCCTTCTTCCTTGTAAAGTTCTGG GCTGACTTGAACTGCAACATTCAGGACGACTCGGGGGCATTCTACGGAGTAACCAGTCAGTACGAGAGCTCTGAGAACATGACCATCACCTGCTCCACCAAGGTGTGCTCATTCGGCAAGCAGgtggtggagaaggtggag ACGGAGTATGCGCGGTTTGAGAATGGACGCTTTGTCTACAGGATAAGCCGCTCTCCCATGTGTGAATACATGATCAACTTCATCCACAAGCTCAAACACCTGCCGGAGAAATACATGATGAACAGCGTTCTGGAGAATTTCACCATCCTGCTG GTGGTGACAAACAGAGACACCCAGGAGACGCTGCTGTGTATGGCGTGCGTGTTCGAGGTGTCCAACAGCGAGCACGGCGCCCAGCATCACATCTACCGACTGGTGAAGGAATGa
- the tead1b gene encoding transcriptional enhancer factor TEF-1 isoform X1 — MERMSDSADKPMDNDAEGVWSPDIEQSFQEALAIYPPCGRRKIILSDEGKMYGRNELIARYIKLRTGKTRTRKQVSSHIQVLARKKVREIQAAIKVRLGLPSCRGAFHRHGYRLFLCLPPPPPSRRCLVTFRFLPEGNLDQTVKDKALQSMASMSSAQIVSATAIHNKLGLPGIPRPAFPGAAGFWQGMISTGQPGSSQDIKPFAQQSYPIQPAVTTAISSYEPTTAPAPTVPAWQGRSIGTSKLRLVEFSAFLEQQRDPDSYNKHLFVHIGQTNHSYSDALLESVDIRQIYDKFPEKKGGLKELFGKGPQNSFFLVKFWADLNCNIQDDSGAFYGVTSQYESSENMTITCSTKVCSFGKQVVEKVETEYARFENGRFVYRISRSPMCEYMINFIHKLKHLPEKYMMNSVLENFTILLVVTNRDTQETLLCMACVFEVSNSEHGAQHHIYRLVKE; from the exons ATGGAGAGGATGAGTGACTCGGCAGACAAGCCCATGGACAACGACGCGGAGGGGGTGTGGAGCCCTGACATCGAGCAGAGCTTCCAGGAGGCCCTGGCCATCTACCCCCCCTGCGGCCGCAGGAAGATCATCCTGTCTGACGAGGGCAAGATGTATG GTCGCAATGAGTTGATAGCCAGATACATCAAGCTTCGGACGGGGAAAACGAGGACGAGGAAGCAG GTGTCTAGTCACATACAGGTCTTAGCAAGAAAGAAAGTTCGAGAAATCCAAGCTGCCATCAAGGTACGTCTGGGTCTGCCCAGTTGCAGGGGGGCTTTTCATCGCCATGGTTACAGGCTGTTcctttgtcttcctcctccccccccctcccgcaggTGTCTAGTCACATTCAGGTTCTTGCCAGAAGGAAATCTC GATCAGACGGTGAAGGACAAAGCCCTCCAGAGCATGGCCTCCATGTCCTCGGCCCAGATCGTCTCTGCCACCGCCATCCACAATAAGCTGGGCCTGCCAGGCATCCCACGCCCAGCCTTCCCAGGAGCAGCAGGG TTTTGGCAGGGCATGATATCGACTGGACAGCCTGGATCCTCTCAAGA catcaagcctttTGCCCAACAGTCATATCCTATCCAGCCAGCAGTCACCACAGCCATTTCAA GCTACGAGCCCACGACAGCCCCCGCGCCCACAGTCCCGGCGTGGCAAGGCCGCTCCATCGGCACATCCAAACTCCGCCTGGTGGAGTTCTCCGCCTTTCTGGAGCAACAGAGGGACCCTGACTCG TACAACAAGCACCTCTTTGTGCACATCGGACAGACCAACCACTCCTACAGCGATGCCTTGCTGGAGTCTGTGGACATTCGTCAGATTTATGACAAATTcccagagaagaaaggagggctGAAAGAGCTTTTTGGCAAAGGACCCCAGAACTCCTTCTTCCTTGTAAAGTTCTGG GCTGACTTGAACTGCAACATTCAGGACGACTCGGGGGCATTCTACGGAGTAACCAGTCAGTACGAGAGCTCTGAGAACATGACCATCACCTGCTCCACCAAGGTGTGCTCATTCGGCAAGCAGgtggtggagaaggtggag ACGGAGTATGCGCGGTTTGAGAATGGACGCTTTGTCTACAGGATAAGCCGCTCTCCCATGTGTGAATACATGATCAACTTCATCCACAAGCTCAAACACCTGCCGGAGAAATACATGATGAACAGCGTTCTGGAGAATTTCACCATCCTGCTG GTGGTGACAAACAGAGACACCCAGGAGACGCTGCTGTGTATGGCGTGCGTGTTCGAGGTGTCCAACAGCGAGCACGGCGCCCAGCATCACATCTACCGACTGGTGAAGGAATGa
- the tead1b gene encoding transcriptional enhancer factor TEF-1 isoform X3 — protein sequence MERMSDSADKPMDNDAEGVWSPDIEQSFQEALAIYPPCGRRKIILSDEGKMYGRNELIARYIKLRTGKTRTRKQVSSHIQVLARKKVREIQAAIKVSSHIQVLARRKSREFHSKLKDQTVKDKALQSMASMSSAQIVSATAIHNKLGLPGIPRPAFPGAAGFWQGMISTGQPGSSQDIKPFAQQSYPIQPAVTTAISSYEPTTAPAPTVPAWQGRSIGTSKLRLVEFSAFLEQQRDPDSYNKHLFVHIGQTNHSYSDALLESVDIRQIYDKFPEKKGGLKELFGKGPQNSFFLVKFWADLNCNIQDDSGAFYGVTSQYESSENMTITCSTKVCSFGKQVVEKVETEYARFENGRFVYRISRSPMCEYMINFIHKLKHLPEKYMMNSVLENFTILLVVTNRDTQETLLCMACVFEVSNSEHGAQHHIYRLVKE from the exons ATGGAGAGGATGAGTGACTCGGCAGACAAGCCCATGGACAACGACGCGGAGGGGGTGTGGAGCCCTGACATCGAGCAGAGCTTCCAGGAGGCCCTGGCCATCTACCCCCCCTGCGGCCGCAGGAAGATCATCCTGTCTGACGAGGGCAAGATGTATG GTCGCAATGAGTTGATAGCCAGATACATCAAGCTTCGGACGGGGAAAACGAGGACGAGGAAGCAG GTGTCTAGTCACATACAGGTCTTAGCAAGAAAGAAAGTTCGAGAAATCCAAGCTGCCATCAAG gTGTCTAGTCACATTCAGGTTCTTGCCAGAAGGAAATCTCGTGAGTTTCATTCCAAGCTAAAG GATCAGACGGTGAAGGACAAAGCCCTCCAGAGCATGGCCTCCATGTCCTCGGCCCAGATCGTCTCTGCCACCGCCATCCACAATAAGCTGGGCCTGCCAGGCATCCCACGCCCAGCCTTCCCAGGAGCAGCAGGG TTTTGGCAGGGCATGATATCGACTGGACAGCCTGGATCCTCTCAAGA catcaagcctttTGCCCAACAGTCATATCCTATCCAGCCAGCAGTCACCACAGCCATTTCAA GCTACGAGCCCACGACAGCCCCCGCGCCCACAGTCCCGGCGTGGCAAGGCCGCTCCATCGGCACATCCAAACTCCGCCTGGTGGAGTTCTCCGCCTTTCTGGAGCAACAGAGGGACCCTGACTCG TACAACAAGCACCTCTTTGTGCACATCGGACAGACCAACCACTCCTACAGCGATGCCTTGCTGGAGTCTGTGGACATTCGTCAGATTTATGACAAATTcccagagaagaaaggagggctGAAAGAGCTTTTTGGCAAAGGACCCCAGAACTCCTTCTTCCTTGTAAAGTTCTGG GCTGACTTGAACTGCAACATTCAGGACGACTCGGGGGCATTCTACGGAGTAACCAGTCAGTACGAGAGCTCTGAGAACATGACCATCACCTGCTCCACCAAGGTGTGCTCATTCGGCAAGCAGgtggtggagaaggtggag ACGGAGTATGCGCGGTTTGAGAATGGACGCTTTGTCTACAGGATAAGCCGCTCTCCCATGTGTGAATACATGATCAACTTCATCCACAAGCTCAAACACCTGCCGGAGAAATACATGATGAACAGCGTTCTGGAGAATTTCACCATCCTGCTG GTGGTGACAAACAGAGACACCCAGGAGACGCTGCTGTGTATGGCGTGCGTGTTCGAGGTGTCCAACAGCGAGCACGGCGCCCAGCATCACATCTACCGACTGGTGAAGGAATGa
- the tead1b gene encoding transcriptional enhancer factor TEF-1 isoform X6, with translation MERMSDSADKPMDNDAEGVWSPDIEQSFQEALAIYPPCGRRKIILSDEGKMYGRNELIARYIKLRTGKTRTRKQVSSHIQVLARRKSREFHSKLKDQTVKDKALQSMASMSSAQIVSATAIHNKLGLPGIPRPAFPGAAGFWQGMISTGQPGSSQDIKPFAQQSYPIQPAVTTAISSYEPTTAPAPTVPAWQGRSIGTSKLRLVEFSAFLEQQRDPDSYNKHLFVHIGQTNHSYSDALLESVDIRQIYDKFPEKKGGLKELFGKGPQNSFFLVKFWADLNCNIQDDSGAFYGVTSQYESSENMTITCSTKVCSFGKQVVEKVETEYARFENGRFVYRISRSPMCEYMINFIHKLKHLPEKYMMNSVLENFTILLVVTNRDTQETLLCMACVFEVSNSEHGAQHHIYRLVKE, from the exons ATGGAGAGGATGAGTGACTCGGCAGACAAGCCCATGGACAACGACGCGGAGGGGGTGTGGAGCCCTGACATCGAGCAGAGCTTCCAGGAGGCCCTGGCCATCTACCCCCCCTGCGGCCGCAGGAAGATCATCCTGTCTGACGAGGGCAAGATGTATG GTCGCAATGAGTTGATAGCCAGATACATCAAGCTTCGGACGGGGAAAACGAGGACGAGGAAGCAG gTGTCTAGTCACATTCAGGTTCTTGCCAGAAGGAAATCTCGTGAGTTTCATTCCAAGCTAAAG GATCAGACGGTGAAGGACAAAGCCCTCCAGAGCATGGCCTCCATGTCCTCGGCCCAGATCGTCTCTGCCACCGCCATCCACAATAAGCTGGGCCTGCCAGGCATCCCACGCCCAGCCTTCCCAGGAGCAGCAGGG TTTTGGCAGGGCATGATATCGACTGGACAGCCTGGATCCTCTCAAGA catcaagcctttTGCCCAACAGTCATATCCTATCCAGCCAGCAGTCACCACAGCCATTTCAA GCTACGAGCCCACGACAGCCCCCGCGCCCACAGTCCCGGCGTGGCAAGGCCGCTCCATCGGCACATCCAAACTCCGCCTGGTGGAGTTCTCCGCCTTTCTGGAGCAACAGAGGGACCCTGACTCG TACAACAAGCACCTCTTTGTGCACATCGGACAGACCAACCACTCCTACAGCGATGCCTTGCTGGAGTCTGTGGACATTCGTCAGATTTATGACAAATTcccagagaagaaaggagggctGAAAGAGCTTTTTGGCAAAGGACCCCAGAACTCCTTCTTCCTTGTAAAGTTCTGG GCTGACTTGAACTGCAACATTCAGGACGACTCGGGGGCATTCTACGGAGTAACCAGTCAGTACGAGAGCTCTGAGAACATGACCATCACCTGCTCCACCAAGGTGTGCTCATTCGGCAAGCAGgtggtggagaaggtggag ACGGAGTATGCGCGGTTTGAGAATGGACGCTTTGTCTACAGGATAAGCCGCTCTCCCATGTGTGAATACATGATCAACTTCATCCACAAGCTCAAACACCTGCCGGAGAAATACATGATGAACAGCGTTCTGGAGAATTTCACCATCCTGCTG GTGGTGACAAACAGAGACACCCAGGAGACGCTGCTGTGTATGGCGTGCGTGTTCGAGGTGTCCAACAGCGAGCACGGCGCCCAGCATCACATCTACCGACTGGTGAAGGAATGa
- the tead1b gene encoding transcriptional enhancer factor TEF-1 isoform X5 yields MERMSDSADKPMDNDAEGVWSPDIEQSFQEALAIYPPCGRRKIILSDEGKMYGRNELIARYIKLRTGKTRTRKQVSSHIQVLARKKVREIQAAIKVTSMDQTVKDKALQSMASMSSAQIVSATAIHNKLGLPGIPRPAFPGAAGFWQGMISTGQPGSSQDIKPFAQQSYPIQPAVTTAISSYEPTTAPAPTVPAWQGRSIGTSKLRLVEFSAFLEQQRDPDSYNKHLFVHIGQTNHSYSDALLESVDIRQIYDKFPEKKGGLKELFGKGPQNSFFLVKFWADLNCNIQDDSGAFYGVTSQYESSENMTITCSTKVCSFGKQVVEKVETEYARFENGRFVYRISRSPMCEYMINFIHKLKHLPEKYMMNSVLENFTILLVVTNRDTQETLLCMACVFEVSNSEHGAQHHIYRLVKE; encoded by the exons ATGGAGAGGATGAGTGACTCGGCAGACAAGCCCATGGACAACGACGCGGAGGGGGTGTGGAGCCCTGACATCGAGCAGAGCTTCCAGGAGGCCCTGGCCATCTACCCCCCCTGCGGCCGCAGGAAGATCATCCTGTCTGACGAGGGCAAGATGTATG GTCGCAATGAGTTGATAGCCAGATACATCAAGCTTCGGACGGGGAAAACGAGGACGAGGAAGCAG GTGTCTAGTCACATACAGGTCTTAGCAAGAAAGAAAGTTCGAGAAATCCAAGCTGCCATCAAG GTTACAAGTATG GATCAGACGGTGAAGGACAAAGCCCTCCAGAGCATGGCCTCCATGTCCTCGGCCCAGATCGTCTCTGCCACCGCCATCCACAATAAGCTGGGCCTGCCAGGCATCCCACGCCCAGCCTTCCCAGGAGCAGCAGGG TTTTGGCAGGGCATGATATCGACTGGACAGCCTGGATCCTCTCAAGA catcaagcctttTGCCCAACAGTCATATCCTATCCAGCCAGCAGTCACCACAGCCATTTCAA GCTACGAGCCCACGACAGCCCCCGCGCCCACAGTCCCGGCGTGGCAAGGCCGCTCCATCGGCACATCCAAACTCCGCCTGGTGGAGTTCTCCGCCTTTCTGGAGCAACAGAGGGACCCTGACTCG TACAACAAGCACCTCTTTGTGCACATCGGACAGACCAACCACTCCTACAGCGATGCCTTGCTGGAGTCTGTGGACATTCGTCAGATTTATGACAAATTcccagagaagaaaggagggctGAAAGAGCTTTTTGGCAAAGGACCCCAGAACTCCTTCTTCCTTGTAAAGTTCTGG GCTGACTTGAACTGCAACATTCAGGACGACTCGGGGGCATTCTACGGAGTAACCAGTCAGTACGAGAGCTCTGAGAACATGACCATCACCTGCTCCACCAAGGTGTGCTCATTCGGCAAGCAGgtggtggagaaggtggag ACGGAGTATGCGCGGTTTGAGAATGGACGCTTTGTCTACAGGATAAGCCGCTCTCCCATGTGTGAATACATGATCAACTTCATCCACAAGCTCAAACACCTGCCGGAGAAATACATGATGAACAGCGTTCTGGAGAATTTCACCATCCTGCTG GTGGTGACAAACAGAGACACCCAGGAGACGCTGCTGTGTATGGCGTGCGTGTTCGAGGTGTCCAACAGCGAGCACGGCGCCCAGCATCACATCTACCGACTGGTGAAGGAATGa
- the tead1b gene encoding transcriptional enhancer factor TEF-1 isoform X2 has protein sequence MERMSDSADKPMDNDAEGVWSPDIEQSFQEALAIYPPCGRRKIILSDEGKMYGRNELIARYIKLRTGKTRTRKQVSSHIQVLARKKVREIQAAIKVSSHIQVLARRKSREFHSKLKVTSMDQTVKDKALQSMASMSSAQIVSATAIHNKLGLPGIPRPAFPGAAGFWQGMISTGQPGSSQDIKPFAQQSYPIQPAVTTAISSYEPTTAPAPTVPAWQGRSIGTSKLRLVEFSAFLEQQRDPDSYNKHLFVHIGQTNHSYSDALLESVDIRQIYDKFPEKKGGLKELFGKGPQNSFFLVKFWADLNCNIQDDSGAFYGVTSQYESSENMTITCSTKVCSFGKQVVEKVETEYARFENGRFVYRISRSPMCEYMINFIHKLKHLPEKYMMNSVLENFTILLVVTNRDTQETLLCMACVFEVSNSEHGAQHHIYRLVKE, from the exons ATGGAGAGGATGAGTGACTCGGCAGACAAGCCCATGGACAACGACGCGGAGGGGGTGTGGAGCCCTGACATCGAGCAGAGCTTCCAGGAGGCCCTGGCCATCTACCCCCCCTGCGGCCGCAGGAAGATCATCCTGTCTGACGAGGGCAAGATGTATG GTCGCAATGAGTTGATAGCCAGATACATCAAGCTTCGGACGGGGAAAACGAGGACGAGGAAGCAG GTGTCTAGTCACATACAGGTCTTAGCAAGAAAGAAAGTTCGAGAAATCCAAGCTGCCATCAAG gTGTCTAGTCACATTCAGGTTCTTGCCAGAAGGAAATCTCGTGAGTTTCATTCCAAGCTAAAG GTTACAAGTATG GATCAGACGGTGAAGGACAAAGCCCTCCAGAGCATGGCCTCCATGTCCTCGGCCCAGATCGTCTCTGCCACCGCCATCCACAATAAGCTGGGCCTGCCAGGCATCCCACGCCCAGCCTTCCCAGGAGCAGCAGGG TTTTGGCAGGGCATGATATCGACTGGACAGCCTGGATCCTCTCAAGA catcaagcctttTGCCCAACAGTCATATCCTATCCAGCCAGCAGTCACCACAGCCATTTCAA GCTACGAGCCCACGACAGCCCCCGCGCCCACAGTCCCGGCGTGGCAAGGCCGCTCCATCGGCACATCCAAACTCCGCCTGGTGGAGTTCTCCGCCTTTCTGGAGCAACAGAGGGACCCTGACTCG TACAACAAGCACCTCTTTGTGCACATCGGACAGACCAACCACTCCTACAGCGATGCCTTGCTGGAGTCTGTGGACATTCGTCAGATTTATGACAAATTcccagagaagaaaggagggctGAAAGAGCTTTTTGGCAAAGGACCCCAGAACTCCTTCTTCCTTGTAAAGTTCTGG GCTGACTTGAACTGCAACATTCAGGACGACTCGGGGGCATTCTACGGAGTAACCAGTCAGTACGAGAGCTCTGAGAACATGACCATCACCTGCTCCACCAAGGTGTGCTCATTCGGCAAGCAGgtggtggagaaggtggag ACGGAGTATGCGCGGTTTGAGAATGGACGCTTTGTCTACAGGATAAGCCGCTCTCCCATGTGTGAATACATGATCAACTTCATCCACAAGCTCAAACACCTGCCGGAGAAATACATGATGAACAGCGTTCTGGAGAATTTCACCATCCTGCTG GTGGTGACAAACAGAGACACCCAGGAGACGCTGCTGTGTATGGCGTGCGTGTTCGAGGTGTCCAACAGCGAGCACGGCGCCCAGCATCACATCTACCGACTGGTGAAGGAATGa